Proteins from a genomic interval of Microbacterium imperiale:
- a CDS encoding threonine aldolase family protein, whose product MTSLHDTSVRGFASDNYSGIHPEVLAAITAANDGHQTAYGSDVYTARLQELVAEHFGAGAEAFPVFNGTGANVTALQSMLPRWGAVIAASTAHINVDEGGAPERVGGIKILNVPTADGKLTPDLIDREAWGWGDEHRAQPLVVSITQSTELGTIYTPDELRTIADHVHARGMRLHMDGARIANAAAALDLPLAAITRDVGVDVLSFGGTKNGAMIGEAIVVLDPAASEGLTYLRKLNMQLSSKMRFVSAQLVALLENDLWRRNAEHANGMAQRLRSSVEAGIADGSIRGVEFTQPTQANGVFAVLPEGVADRLRASFRFYDWDEAAREVRWMCSFDTSASDVDAFVAELGRLTAD is encoded by the coding sequence ATGACCTCCCTGCACGACACCTCGGTGCGCGGCTTCGCGTCCGACAACTACTCCGGCATCCACCCGGAGGTCCTCGCCGCCATCACCGCGGCCAACGACGGACACCAGACCGCCTACGGCTCGGACGTGTACACCGCACGCCTGCAGGAGCTCGTCGCCGAGCACTTCGGCGCCGGCGCGGAGGCCTTCCCCGTGTTCAACGGCACGGGCGCCAACGTCACGGCGCTGCAGTCGATGCTGCCGCGCTGGGGGGCCGTGATCGCGGCATCCACGGCGCACATCAACGTCGACGAGGGCGGCGCCCCCGAACGCGTCGGCGGCATCAAGATCCTGAACGTCCCGACCGCCGACGGGAAGCTCACCCCCGACCTCATCGACCGCGAGGCGTGGGGCTGGGGCGATGAGCACCGCGCCCAGCCGCTCGTGGTGTCGATCACGCAGTCGACCGAGCTCGGGACGATCTACACCCCCGACGAGCTGCGGACGATCGCCGACCACGTGCACGCCCGCGGCATGCGCCTGCACATGGACGGCGCGCGCATCGCGAACGCCGCGGCAGCGCTCGACCTGCCGCTGGCCGCCATCACCCGCGACGTCGGTGTCGATGTCCTGAGCTTCGGCGGCACGAAGAACGGCGCGATGATCGGCGAGGCCATCGTCGTGCTCGACCCGGCGGCATCCGAGGGGCTGACGTACCTGCGCAAGCTCAACATGCAGCTGTCGTCGAAGATGCGCTTCGTCTCGGCGCAGCTGGTCGCGCTGCTCGAGAACGACCTGTGGCGCCGCAACGCCGAGCACGCGAACGGGATGGCGCAGCGCCTGCGCTCGAGCGTCGAGGCCGGAATCGCCGACGGCTCGATCCGCGGGGTCGAGTTCACGCAGCCGACGCAGGCCAACGGCGTGTTCGCCGTGCTGCCCGAGGGCGTCGCCGACCGGCTGCGCGCATCGTTCCGTTTCTACGATTGGGACGAAGCTGCTCGCGAGGTGCGCTGGATGTGCTCGTTCGACACGTCCGCGTCCGATGTCGACGCCTTCGTCGCCGAGCTCGGGCGCCTGACGGCCGACTGA